ATTAGATATCCGCAATGTACAAAAAGCCTTTAAGCAGGTAACTGCCAATAAAGGAGCGGGGGGTATAGATGGTATGCAGACCGATGAACTTCGTGACTACCTGAATACGAACTGGCAGACGTTGCGGACCAGTATTTTAGAAGGCAGGTACGGCCCCCAGGCAGTTAAGAAAGTAGAAATAGACAAGGAAAATGGCGGCGGTAAAAGAATGTTGGGAATACCTACTGTAATCGACAGGCTAATTACCCAGTCAATATCCCAATGGCTAAGCCCACAGTATGAAGGAGAGTTTTCCAATTATAGCTATGGGTTTAGAGAAAACCGGAACGCTCATCAGGCATTGTATCAGGCACAAACAAACCTGAACGACGGCTATGAATGGGTAGTGGAGTTGGACTTAGACAAGTTTTTCGATCGGGTGAACCATGACCGGCTAATGTCGCTTCTGGCCCAAAAGATAGCTGACAAGAGGACGCTGAAACTACTGCGCTCATACCTGAATTGCGGGATGATGGAAAATGGGGTTGTGATAGAACGTAAGGAAGGCACTCCTCAAGGCAGCCCTCTCTCCCCCCTGCTGAGCAACATTGTTTTAAACGAACTGGACAAAGAGTTAGAGGCAAGAAGCCACCGGTTTGTACGGTATTGCGATGACTGTAGCATCTACGTGAAAAGTGAAAAGTCAGCGACGCGCGTGCTGTCAACAATCACCGAGTTCATAGAAAAGAAGCTAAAGCTAAAAGTAAACCGTACAAAAAGTAAAGTGAGCCGTCCGATAGAGAGTACGCTTCTGGGTTTCTCTTTTTATCGAAGAGAGAAAGGGTGGGCAGTGCGCATTGCATCTAAATCGCTGAGAAAGATTAAAGAGAAGATGAAGGATCAAACGCAGCGTAAAGCCCCCGGCAAAGTGAAAGACAAGATAAAGAAGATGGAGGCCATAATAGTAGGTTGGGTGAATTACTTTCGGATAGCCACGGCCAAAAGCAGAATGGAAGAACTGGACAGGTTGGTAAGAACACGTCTAAGAATGGGAATATGGAAACAATGGAAAAGGCCATCAACACGGTGGAAAAACCTGAAAATGTTGGGAATTAATGTGGGTAAAGCTTATGAGTGGAGCAACAGTCGTAAAGGCTACTGCCGCATTGCAAACAGTGCAATACTGCACCGAGCCTTGAACAACGACTACTTTACTAAACAAGGGTATGTAGGGTTCGCCAATCACTATTACTGGAAAACAACTCACCAAACTAAGTTATTCTGACAAACCGCCGTATACCGGTCGGTACGTACGGTGGTGTGAGAGGACAGAAAGCCGGCATGACCGGCTTTCTTCCTACTCGATTTTGTTCAAGCAGGTTCAGTTGAACTCCCTCTCTACAACCAATCCATTCAATCAGTCAAGTAGGAGTAAACGGAGAATAGAGGGAATAAAAAAAGCCTGTAAGCGCTTAGCTTACAGGCTTCGTGGTGAGGGCCGGAATCGAACCGGCGACACAAGGATTTTCAGTCCTTTGCTCTACCAACTGAGCTACCACACCATCTCTTTTCTCACATCCTTCTCTCGAAGGGAGTGCAAAGATAACAAAATCTGAATTTAAAATCCAAATATTATTCTAAGAAATTGTTACAGTTATACGAATTTCTTCCAGAATGCCTGTCCACAGCGCATTTCGCTGTTCCAATGCTTCGCGGCATGCGCTGGCGGCTTCTTCCCATTTACGGGTATCAGTACCACAAAGTTCCTGTACCATCTCCATACCAAGGTGACTATGGTGATCACCATCCACTTCAATATGACGCTCCAGGTAATATTTGAACAGGCTGATCTGTCCGGGGAATTGCTTGTCCAGATCATTAACCAGCGCTACGAACATATCAGGAATGAGGTCTTCACGGCCAAAGGTGAAAACAGCAGCCTGCACGTGAATAGGTGCATTTTCGATCAGGTCAAAGGTATGTTGTACAAATGATCTGGCGGCAGGAGGGAAGGTGGCAAATATATCGGTAAGGGCTACACCTTTTTGCAGAGACAGCAGGGCATTCTCCATTACTGAAGTATCTGCACCTACCTGTTTCATCGCCTCCAGGTATAGTTCGAAATGACTGACGCGTTTGCCATCAGGATCAATATCACTTTCTTCGCCTGTTACAATCTCATTGATCAGGTAGCGGGTAGCAGCATTGCCTGCAGGTACCCATGGCAGGGTGGTGCAGGTAAGATGGCGTTGCAAAGATTTTAAGAGTGACATGAAATCCCATACAGCGAAGATATGATACTGCATAAAAGACCTGATGTCTTCCATGCGTTGCATTTCATGATATAACGGATGTTGAATAATCTTCTCCCTTACAGGTGCAATAGCAGCCCTGATCAAATCATGTCCCATAGTTGGTTTTTTAGTTCCCGTAAACAACGAGGAACTTAATACGCATCAATTTCAATTGTTCAAGGGTGTAATCGCTATCGATGAGTTCTTCGCGGGCCAGGGCCAGACTGGAGGTCTCGCAACCTTTGAAGTATTCCATGATTTCGTCCTGGGCATAATCATCCAGTTCTTCATCAAGGCAATAGTCAAGATTGAGTTTGGTGCCACTCGCCACGATGGTTTCCATTTCGTCCAGCAGTTGCGGAATAGTAAGTTCCTTGTTGCGGGCAATGGTTTCCAGCGGCATTTTCTTATCGATATTCTGGATAATGAACACTTTCAGACCGCTCTTATTCACCACACTCTTCATGACAAAGTCATCCGGTTTTACGATGTCATTTTCCTCTACATATTTAGAGATGACATCTACGAACTGTTTGCCATAGCGTACAGCTTTTCCCTTGCTTACACCCTGAATCTTCTCCAGTTCCTGCACGGTGGTGGGGTACTGGGTAGCCATATCCTCGAGGGAGGTTTCCAGGAAGATAACGAATGGAGGGAGGTTCTTTTCTTTTGCTACCTTTTTACGCAGCTCTTTCAGCATTTCGAAGAGAACAGGATCGGCGGAAGCCTGGGCTTCTGCAGCTACATCATCTTCTTCATTGCCTTCTTCTTCAAATTGGTGGTTGAGTGAGACCATGATAGAGTAAGGCGTCTTGAGGAACTTTTTACCCTTATCAGAGATCTTTAGCAGGCCATATTCTTCGATGTCTTTGGCAATCAGGTCTTCCAGCATCATCTGGCGGATGAGGGAATTCCAGAAGTGCGCATCGAATTCTTTACCCTCGCCGAACACTTCCAGTTGGTTGTGACCATAGGTCGTGATCTGCGGGTTGCTTTTTCCGGTAATGATATTGACAACGTAGTCCGTGCCAAAGCGTTCTTCCAGCGACTGGATGGCTTTGAGTACGATTACTACGCGGTTCTTCACTTCAATTTTCTCTTTTGGATTACGACAGTTGTCGCAGGCCCCGTTACATTGGTGTTCTTCGTACTTCTCGCCGAAGTAGTGAAGGATCACTTTGCGGCGGCAGGCAGAGCTTTCAGCGTAGGCAACTGTTTCGTTGATGAGCTGAGCGCCCATTTCCCTTTCGCTGAGCGGCTTGTCGCGCATCAGGTGTTCCAGTTTCTGTACATCCTTATAAGAGTAGAAGCATACGCAGATACCTTCCAGTCCGTCACGACCTGCACGACCAGTCTCCTGGTAGTAGTTCTCCAGGCTCTTGGGAATGTTGTAGTGTATAACGAAGCGAACGTCCGGCTTATCGATACCCATACCGAAGGCGATGGTAGCTACGATGACCTCACATTCTTCGTGCAGGAACATATCCTGACGCTGAGCGCGGGTACCGGCATCCAGACCTGCATGGTAAGCGACTGCCCGAATATTATTAGCCACGAGCATATCCGCCAGTTCTTCGGTGGTTTTACGGTTCAGGGTATAGATAATACCACTTTTACCTTTATGCAGGTGGATAAACTTGACGATTTCGCGAATGGTCTGCTCTTTCTTCCTTTTTGGGCGGATCTCATAATAGAGGTTCGGCCTGTTAAAGGAGGACAGGTATACCTGTGGATCGCGGAGACCCAGGTTTTTGACGATGTCGCTTTGTACTTTAGGAGTAGCGGTAGCGGTGAGGGCGATGATAGGCAGATCGGCATTGATC
This window of the Chitinophaga sancti genome carries:
- a CDS encoding DUF3050 domain-containing protein codes for the protein MGHDLIRAAIAPVREKIIQHPLYHEMQRMEDIRSFMQYHIFAVWDFMSLLKSLQRHLTCTTLPWVPAGNAATRYLINEIVTGEESDIDPDGKRVSHFELYLEAMKQVGADTSVMENALLSLQKGVALTDIFATFPPAARSFVQHTFDLIENAPIHVQAAVFTFGREDLIPDMFVALVNDLDKQFPGQISLFKYYLERHIEVDGDHHSHLGMEMVQELCGTDTRKWEEAASACREALEQRNALWTGILEEIRITVTIS
- the recQ gene encoding DNA helicase RecQ, coding for MAVVKVSLIDALREHFGFDSFKGNQEIIIKSILARKDTFVIMPTGGGKSLCYQLPALMSPGCALIVSPLIALMKNQVDLVRSYSSKDNVAHFLNSTLSKAQIKKVRTDLLSGKTKMLYVAPETLTKAENLEFFKELEISFIAVDEAHCISEWGHDFRPEYRRLKEMIEMINADLPIIALTATATPKVQSDIVKNLGLRDPQVYLSSFNRPNLYYEIRPKRKKEQTIREIVKFIHLHKGKSGIIYTLNRKTTEELADMLVANNIRAVAYHAGLDAGTRAQRQDMFLHEECEVIVATIAFGMGIDKPDVRFVIHYNIPKSLENYYQETGRAGRDGLEGICVCFYSYKDVQKLEHLMRDKPLSEREMGAQLINETVAYAESSACRRKVILHYFGEKYEEHQCNGACDNCRNPKEKIEVKNRVVIVLKAIQSLEERFGTDYVVNIITGKSNPQITTYGHNQLEVFGEGKEFDAHFWNSLIRQMMLEDLIAKDIEEYGLLKISDKGKKFLKTPYSIMVSLNHQFEEEGNEEDDVAAEAQASADPVLFEMLKELRKKVAKEKNLPPFVIFLETSLEDMATQYPTTVQELEKIQGVSKGKAVRYGKQFVDVISKYVEENDIVKPDDFVMKSVVNKSGLKVFIIQNIDKKMPLETIARNKELTIPQLLDEMETIVASGTKLNLDYCLDEELDDYAQDEIMEYFKGCETSSLALAREELIDSDYTLEQLKLMRIKFLVVYGN
- the ltrA gene encoding group II intron reverse transcriptase/maturase codes for the protein MLEEILDIRNVQKAFKQVTANKGAGGIDGMQTDELRDYLNTNWQTLRTSILEGRYGPQAVKKVEIDKENGGGKRMLGIPTVIDRLITQSISQWLSPQYEGEFSNYSYGFRENRNAHQALYQAQTNLNDGYEWVVELDLDKFFDRVNHDRLMSLLAQKIADKRTLKLLRSYLNCGMMENGVVIERKEGTPQGSPLSPLLSNIVLNELDKELEARSHRFVRYCDDCSIYVKSEKSATRVLSTITEFIEKKLKLKVNRTKSKVSRPIESTLLGFSFYRREKGWAVRIASKSLRKIKEKMKDQTQRKAPGKVKDKIKKMEAIIVGWVNYFRIATAKSRMEELDRLVRTRLRMGIWKQWKRPSTRWKNLKMLGINVGKAYEWSNSRKGYCRIANSAILHRALNNDYFTKQGYVGFANHYYWKTTHQTKLF